Within Candidatus Acidulodesulfobacterium ferriphilum, the genomic segment TCCCATTATATAAATTTAATCTCTAACAAGCTCGGATTAAAAGAAGATATTATCAGGGATTACGTTTCTTCGAAGAAAATATCATCAGCCTTTGCGGATTCAAAAGATGAATCCGGTTTTCAGAGCGAAAATTATGAAAAAGATTTAAATATTGAGGATTTAGTTATTGCAAAGTTATTTTACAATTTGCTCTTGACAGATTATATTAATGATGATATAATCAACGAATTTTCCGATAAAGATGCTATTTATATAATAAAAGCAACAAAAAAAACGCTGAAAGAATTAAGGAACAGCGAAGCCGACGGCGATTTTAATCGGGGAAATAGCCGCATGATAGAAGAAATAATTTCTAATACGGAAAATAAATCAAAATGGAGCCGTATCTATTATTCTATATCATTTTCATCCGGTTATAAAGATAAAACAACTTTAGAAGATGAAAGAAGGGATATTAAGAAGCTTCTTATTAAGCTTAAAATAGATAATATTAACAAAGCCTGCGGATGTTTATTAGATGAACTTAAAAGCGGGAAATTAGATGAAAGCGTCAGATTGTTAAAATTTAAAGAACTTAATAAATTAAAATACTTATCAAAAGAATTTCAAAAGAAAATTTGCAGTTTTTAATGTTAAAAGACTGAATAAAAAAAAATATGGAAAACAAAAACAAAAATAAAAACAAACAAAATAAAATTATCGGGGGTGCATCTAAAGATACCTTAAAATTAGAAAGCAAAAATAAAGACCTCGACAACCAGATAATCAAGAAAAGCATCGAAAAAGCCAAAGAACAGGTCGGCAGGTTATCTTACGACGATTTTAACGATGTCCTTCCTCAGGAGATAGTATCGCCTGACCAAATCGATGATTTAATAAGCATGCTTGGCGAAAAAGATATCGACCTCAACGGAGATTCATCCGCCGTGTTTGCCCATAAAACAAAACATGCAAATGAATTATATAACGAGGAAATAGAAGAGGAAGAAGATATTGCGCTCAGAACAAACGACCCTGTCAGAATGTACCTGAAAGAGATGGGTTCCGTTTCCCTTCTTAACCGCGAAAGAGAAATAGAAATAGCCAAAAGCATCGAAGAAGGAGAAGAAGAGATTTTTTCTTCCGTTTTAAATTCCGATATTCCGATAAAGTGGGTCATATCGATGGGGGAAAAATTAAAAAATCAAGAGATAAGCGTTGCCAGTCTTATTTCCGATTTTGACGATGAGGAATTTCCAAGCGAAAAAGAGATTGAAAAAGCGGTGGGAAGGGTTTTGTCCATTATCGAAAAAATTAAAAAAGAAGTGGGTTATACTTCTTTGGAGATAAAAGAAGTTAGCGGCAACAAGAAAAAACATGGTTTTTTAAATAAAAAAAGCAAAAAAACCGCTTACGCAGAGGGTAAAGAGGGCATAGAGGGGCAGATTAAAGATTACCATGGGGGCGGCGAGTTGCATGCCGATATCGATAACGAAGATATCGTAAGCCGGATACCCGGAATAAATCGTAAAAATCAATCCGAAGCTGCTAAGAAAAAGATACTTCTCTATTTTAGAGAATTAGGACTTAAGAAGAAAATAACCGATAAAGTTATAACGAAACTTAAGAACCAAAATTTAAAAATGCTGGAATATGAGGAAAATATAAAAGAGCTTGAAAGCGCGTTAAGGCATAAAACGGATATGTTTAATCCCGCAAGGTCTCAAGAGCATAAGCGAATCGACAGCATTAACAAACTTATTAATGAATACAAATCCAAAATATCGTTAATAGAAGACGAGGTCGGCGTCTCCAAGGATGAACTTAAAAATATTGTCGAATCGATAAAAATAGGGGAAGAAAAATCAAAAACCGCAAAAACCGAACTTGTCGAAGCCAATTTAAGACTTGTAGTGTCGATTGCCAAGAAGTATTCAAACAGGGGGCTTCAATTTCTTGACCTTATCCAGGAAGGCAACATCGGCCTTATGAAGGCTGTCGAGAAATTCCAGTATCAAAGGGGATATAAATTTTCGACATATGCAACATGGTGGATAAGGCAGGCAATAACCCGGGCGATTGCCGATCAGGCTAGAACCATCAGAATCCCGGTTCATATGATTGAAACTATCAACAAATTAATACGGACTTCTCGCGCTTTAGTTCAGGAGATTGGAAGAGAGCCTGCGCCCGAAGAGATTGCCGAAAGAATGGATCTCCCCATAGACAAGGTCAGGAAAGTTTTGAAAATAGCCAAGGAGCCGATATCCTTAGAGACCCCGATTGGCGAAGAGGAGGATAGCCATCTTGGCGACTTTATCGAGGATAAAACTACCGTTCTGCCCTTAGAAGCAGCCATTAACACGGACCTTGAAGAGCAAACCGGAAAGGTTCTGTCCACTCTTACCGATAGGGAGGAAAAGGTGCTCCGAATGCGGTTTGGCATTGGAATAAAATCAGATCATACATTAGAAGAAGTCGGTCAGGAGTTTGGGGTTACAAGGGAAAGAATCAGGCAGATAGAGGCTAAAGCATTAAGAAAACTCAGGCACCCGAGCCGCTCCAAAAGACTTAAAACATTTGTAAAGTAAGTAGTGCATTAAGGGCCTATAGCTCAGCTGGTAGAGCGGCCGGCTCATAACCGGTTGGTCCCTGGTTCGAACCCGGGTGGGCCCACCATTTTAAAATGCCATTATTAATAAAAGATGTTATTGATAAATTAGAGAGTTTAATCCCGCTAAGCCTCCAAGAAGAATGGGATAACTCGGGGTATCAAATAAAATTAACCGATGAACCTCTTTCAGGTGTCGTAACATCCTTAGACCTTACGGATAAATGCGCAAATATTGCCCTCAAGAAA encodes:
- the rpoD gene encoding RNA polymerase sigma factor RpoD codes for the protein MENKNKNKNKQNKIIGGASKDTLKLESKNKDLDNQIIKKSIEKAKEQVGRLSYDDFNDVLPQEIVSPDQIDDLISMLGEKDIDLNGDSSAVFAHKTKHANELYNEEIEEEEDIALRTNDPVRMYLKEMGSVSLLNREREIEIAKSIEEGEEEIFSSVLNSDIPIKWVISMGEKLKNQEISVASLISDFDDEEFPSEKEIEKAVGRVLSIIEKIKKEVGYTSLEIKEVSGNKKKHGFLNKKSKKTAYAEGKEGIEGQIKDYHGGGELHADIDNEDIVSRIPGINRKNQSEAAKKKILLYFRELGLKKKITDKVITKLKNQNLKMLEYEENIKELESALRHKTDMFNPARSQEHKRIDSINKLINEYKSKISLIEDEVGVSKDELKNIVESIKIGEEKSKTAKTELVEANLRLVVSIAKKYSNRGLQFLDLIQEGNIGLMKAVEKFQYQRGYKFSTYATWWIRQAITRAIADQARTIRIPVHMIETINKLIRTSRALVQEIGREPAPEEIAERMDLPIDKVRKVLKIAKEPISLETPIGEEEDSHLGDFIEDKTTVLPLEAAINTDLEEQTGKVLSTLTDREEKVLRMRFGIGIKSDHTLEEVGQEFGVTRERIRQIEAKALRKLRHPSRSKRLKTFVK